From Mytilus edulis chromosome 9, xbMytEdul2.2, whole genome shotgun sequence, the proteins below share one genomic window:
- the LOC139489793 gene encoding angiopoietin-related protein 6-like yields MAISMKKTLILAVVFVCLSLVNSLDEEAVNENDIKQYHDCGAARKLGGYQKRGVYKLWMNTTKTYFKIICEHTPNNSFNVIQRRVDGRENFNRYWHDYVAGFGSSQGDYWAGLNSIYYLTNHQGNSILTVNLQDWAGINKNARYNYFKLMDSTHFRLSIGGYSGDTGDSMSQNNNMVFATPDKLDTHRCAAGYQGGWWFNYCTYAFLNGKYYYGGPYQPSGQFYDGIYWYSWGGYGYSMKFAQMMLSSS; encoded by the exons ATGGCTATAAGTATGAAGAAGACATTGATACTTGCCgttgtgtttgtttgtttatcattGGTTAACAGTCTGGATGAAGAGGCAGTCaatgaaaatgatattaaacAATATCATG ATTGTGGAGCAGCCAGAAAACTTGGAGGTTACCAAAAGAGGGGTGTATATAAACTATGGATGAATACAACAAAGACCTACTTTAAG aTTATATGTGAGCATACACCAAACAACTCCTTCAATGTAATTCAGCGCAGGGTTGACGGAAGAGAAAACTTCAACAGATATTGGCATGATTATGTAGCTGGTTTTGGTTCTTCTCAGGGAGATTACTGGGCGGGTCTTAACTCAATTTATTACTTGACAAATCATCAAG GAAACAGTATTCTGACAGTTAACTTACAAGATTGGGCAGGAATTAACAAAAATGCTCGCTACAACTACTTCAAACTGATGGATTCTACACACTTCAGGCTATCAATCGGTGGCTACAGTGGGGATACAGGAGACTCAATGTCACAAAATAACAACATGGTGTTTGCCACACCAGACAAGTTAGACACCCACAGATGTGCCGCAGGCTATCAGGGAGGATGGTGGTTCAATTACTGTACCTACGCATTTTTGAATGGAAAGTATTATTATGGCGGACCCTACCAACCAAGTGGACAGTTTTATGATGGTATCTACTGGTACAGTTGGGGAGGATATGGATATTCAATGAAGTTTGCACAAATGATGCTGTCAAGTTCATAA